The Streptomyces laurentii region CGAGGATCCCGGCCTGCGGGCCCGCTGGCAGACCGCCCGCCGCTCGGCCCTCGACCTCGTCCTCGCGGCCGTCGCCGGATCGCCGTGGGCGGACTCGCTCGTGCTGCGCGGCAGCATGCTGATGTCGGCCTGGTTCGGCCCGGCCGCCCGCGCCCCCAAGGACATCGACTTCGTCGTCGTCCCCGACACCTGGGGCATCGAGGACGCCCGTACGGACGCCATGCTCGACGGCATCGCCGAGGCGGCCGAGCGGCTCGCCGCCGAGCGTGGCACCGGACTCGCGCTCTCCGCCTCCGAAGCCGTATCCGAGCGCATCTGGACGTACGAGCGGGTCCCCGGCCGGCGCCTGGTCATCCCGTGGACGGCCCCGGGCCTCCCCGGCGGCCAGGTCCAGATCGACTTCGTCTTCCAGGAACCCCTCCCGACGCCGCCGCGCCGGACCGAGGTCGCGGGCGTCCGCGTCCTCGCGGCCGACCGCGAACTCTCCCTGGCCTGGAAGCTCATGTGGCTGGCCTGCGACCTGTACCCGGCGGTCAAGGACCTCTACGACGCGGTCCTTCTCGCCGAGCACAGCGCGCTGCGCCTCCCGCTCCTGGAGACGGTGATGCGCACGGCGGACGAGTGGCCGGGCAACCGGGACGAACCCCTCGGTCTCCCCGTGTTCGAGACCGCCGCCCGTGAGGTCGACTGGAACACCGACCTCGACGCCGAGGCCGGCCGTTCGGAAGGCATCGCGCCCGCCCCCGAGGTCCTGGCCGCGCGCCAGGCCCTCGCCGACCGCCTCGTCACGGCGCTCGCCCCGCTCTTCGAGGACGGCTCCTGATTCCTGGGGCTCAGGAGCCCGGGGCGGCGTCCGGGAGGGGATCGGCGATGAGGGTGGTCAGAAGGCTGTCGGTGCTTTCCGCCCTCACCAGCGTGCAGGCCGTCACCCGGGCCCGGTAGACGCGCTCGACGGGGAGGGGGCCGACGGCCGGGTCGGGTACGCGGGCACGTCGAAGAAGGCGACGGCGCCGACTCGGTGGGCGGTGTGCCGCTCGTTCATGTACCGGATCCCGGTGTCCAGGTCGAGCACGACCGGAATCCGGAACGGCTCGCCCCG contains the following coding sequences:
- a CDS encoding hypothetical protein (identified by MetaGeneAnnotator; putative;~sequence version:1), with amino-acid sequence MSVTIHLNYPAAIPVGHVIEVTEFADTRPEKKRKLGSPNRGEPFRIPVVLDLDTGIRYMNERHTAHRVGAVAFFDVPAYPTRPSAPSPSSASTGPG
- a CDS encoding hypothetical protein (identified by MetaGeneAnnotator; putative;~sequence version:1), with amino-acid sequence MSGDAPWLPAPSMPSFPSAQTHARAEEEYRMSRLPVTLTAGVGEAAVRHGVFDPALKQFDDAFRPGDGVVEDPGLRARWQTARRSALDLVLAAVAGSPWADSLVLRGSMLMSAWFGPAARAPKDIDFVVVPDTWGIEDARTDAMLDGIAEAAERLAAERGTGLALSASEAVSERIWTYERVPGRRLVIPWTAPGLPGGQVQIDFVFQEPLPTPPRRTEVAGVRVLAADRELSLAWKLMWLACDLYPAVKDLYDAVLLAEHSALRLPLLETVMRTADEWPGNRDEPLGLPVFETAAREVDWNTDLDAEAGRSEGIAPAPEVLAARQALADRLVTALAPLFEDGS